CTTCTTAGGTCTCTCCTGCGTCTGTATCTTTTACTGGGCAAAACTGTCAGCAGCAAAATACCTGCTGCGGAGCTCCACAATAGTAAAGGAGTAGCAGGAGGTTGTGTGGAGCTGTAGAAGTCAAATTGTAAGGAAGTCAGCAGTATTTTTTGCAGGTCCATGGCAGTTTGGATGTTTAGCTTTAGGTGGTGGAAGccgttttgataggaatgtttctTGGGATCTGTGTAAAGTGTTTGCAGGAGTTTCTGACTGTCATCAGCCTTGATTCAGGAGTAACATTCTACTGCCTGAGCAAAATAGAGGCAAGTGGGTTGAGAGTGAGCATTCAGACTAACCACTCAGCTAAGATCTTCTGTCCTGAATGTGAGTTTCTGTTTCCTCAGGCTTCCATGATGTTTGCCCAGTGCAACCGCAAGTGTGCCAGCTCCGTGCTGCTGATCACACTGCTGTGCTGCATCCTTTCTCCGGCAGCACAAGCTGGCAAGGTGAGTGAACGGCTTCAGGTGCAAGCACTGAACCATGTGTGTAGTACAGTAGAAACaggaacagcagaaaagcaacTGCTTTTCTGTGTCAGCCTGTACAGGTGAGGAGCACTATAGCAGATGGGTATCATTTGTAGAGGTGTGAATGTACATGACAGTGGCCTCTGccctgctttctgctgtgttttggagttTGCAGTTTAAAATCGGTTTGAAAAGTGTCTGGAGCAGAGGCACTCAAGACATTTTAGAACTGGGAAGTTATGGATaaggaaaaagcagcacagaaggaACAGACATGGTGGGAAGTGCTCTCCCTCCTACCTCAGGTTTTACCTCTCACAACCCTGGGCGGCGAGGGCAGCAGAACTGTATAGGCGTGTTCCCTCCATCATGCTCTCTCCTCTCGCTTCTGCAGAGCTCAGAGGACATCCGCTGCAAGTGCATCTGCCCCCCGTACCGGAACATCAGTGGGCACATTTACAACAAGAATGTGTCGCAGAAGGACTGGTGAGTTGGGAGTGGAAGCCGGAGGGGCTGGTCCATGAAATCAGTGCTCTGGAGTAAGTAATTCTCTGCCTGTGCACTTGCAGAGGAAGCCAGTTCGGTAGGTGATGTTCAACCCAGGCACGGGGCTTTTTTGAACAGAGCGTGAGGAATCTGGGAGATGCAATTTCTTAAACCACGGCTCTCAACAGATATAGTGTGTACCTCATAGTCCCTTTCACCTGGACCAGATCCTATAGAAGGTGTTTGGGCAGTGTGTCTCAGGAACTATGGGCTGGCTGAGCTGTGAGGGGGAACTCTTAAAACCAGATCAGCATTATCAGCTGGCAGGAAAGCTTGGACACAGAACGAGTCACCCCAGCATCGTTCCAGAGAGCACAGGTTTCACCACGTCCTGTGGCTGATTTGGGTTTCTTTGTGTTGCAGCAACTGCCTGCATGTTGTGGAGCCGATGCCGGTGCCAGGGAATGATGTGGAGGCGTACTGCCTGCTCTGCGAATGCAAGTACGAGGAGCGCAGCACCACCACCATCAAGGTAATTGTAGCTGACAAACCCTGTGGTTGGCTCCTGCTTCTTCTCCTTGCCGTGCCACAGCATCCCAGGCACTGCCAGACTGGTGGGTTCCTGGAGAAAAGCCCAGAAAGGGGCACCATGTCCACGTCAGGAGGGCTCCTGGCAGCCAGGAGCAGGCTGCATGCGAGCTCGGTCTCCTGGCTGAGGATGTGTGATAGTGCCAAGCACCTCTGCCCAGGGACCCATCTTGTTGGTCTCCTTTCACTAGCAGCACGTGTCCTAGGTTGGCACAGCGTGGAGAAGGTCGGCACGGTTTATGCAATGATGGCATTTCTGTCTCATTGGCCTTCCTGCAAGCGCAAGAGACTTCCTAGTGGGCAAAATTACACTGAGGGAAGAGATCAAACATAGAGGCAGCTGCAAAGGGAGCTTTCTGGCCTCTGCGCAGCTTATATCAACACTAGTGATCCTTTTCTACTGTGCCGTCCTTATCTGCAGGTGATCATCATCGTTTACTTGTCCGTGGTAGGGGCACTGCTGCTTTACATGGCGTTCCTTGTGCTGGTGGACCCTCTGATCCGGAAGCCAGATGCGTATACTCAGC
This portion of the Phaenicophaeus curvirostris isolate KB17595 chromosome 24, BPBGC_Pcur_1.0, whole genome shotgun sequence genome encodes:
- the TMEM9 gene encoding proton-transporting V-type ATPase complex assembly regulator TMEM9 isoform X2, which produces MLSKPWPLASMMFAQCNRKCASSVLLITLLCCILSPAAQAGKSSEDIRCKCICPPYRNISGHIYNKNVSQKDCNCLHVVEPMPVPGNDVEAYCLLCECKYEERSTTTIKVIIIVYLSVVGALLLYMAFLVLVDPLIRKPDAYTQPLHNEEDNEDTRSLTAALTPSGARANTVLERVEGAQQRWKRQVQEQRKTVFDRHKMLS
- the TMEM9 gene encoding proton-transporting V-type ATPase complex assembly regulator TMEM9 isoform X3; the encoded protein is MMFAQCNRKCASSVLLITLLCCILSPAAQAGKSSEDIRCKCICPPYRNISGHIYNKNVSQKDCNCLHVVEPMPVPGNDVEAYCLLCECKYEERSTTTIKVIIIVYLSVVGALLLYMAFLVLVDPLIRKPDAYTQPLHNEEDNEDTRSLTAALTPSGARANTVLERVEGAQQRWKRQVQEQRKTVFDRHKMLS
- the TMEM9 gene encoding proton-transporting V-type ATPase complex assembly regulator TMEM9 isoform X1 codes for the protein MFLGICVKCLQEFLTVISLDSGVTFYCLSKIEASGLRVSIQTNHSAKIFCPECEFLFPQASMMFAQCNRKCASSVLLITLLCCILSPAAQAGKSSEDIRCKCICPPYRNISGHIYNKNVSQKDCNCLHVVEPMPVPGNDVEAYCLLCECKYEERSTTTIKVIIIVYLSVVGALLLYMAFLVLVDPLIRKPDAYTQPLHNEEDNEDTRSLTAALTPSGARANTVLERVEGAQQRWKRQVQEQRKTVFDRHKMLS